The following are encoded in a window of Qipengyuania soli genomic DNA:
- a CDS encoding DnaJ domain-containing protein: protein MNDESHSFTDFYALLQVSPTCDAKMLEKAYRYFAQMYHPDHTQTADVDKFQEIIEAYRVLRDPDSRAEYDREYRTHHKDAVFEEVEEGDLRIDERTASEDASAHEKILQFLYKRRREKPRDPGVIGFYIQELIDCSDDTFDFHAWYLKSKGLIRATEHGTFEITIEGVDHVIAMSREAERGRFISDQSWDDRTMTPGEPAPDQ from the coding sequence ATGAACGACGAAAGTCACAGCTTTACCGATTTCTATGCGCTGCTGCAGGTGTCGCCGACCTGCGATGCGAAGATGCTCGAAAAGGCCTATCGCTACTTCGCGCAGATGTATCACCCGGACCACACGCAGACTGCGGACGTGGACAAGTTCCAGGAGATCATCGAGGCCTATCGCGTACTACGCGATCCGGACTCCCGCGCCGAATACGACCGCGAATACCGCACACACCACAAGGATGCGGTGTTCGAGGAGGTCGAGGAAGGCGACCTGCGCATCGACGAGCGGACGGCCTCCGAAGACGCTTCCGCGCACGAGAAGATCCTGCAGTTCCTCTACAAGCGGCGGCGCGAGAAGCCGCGCGATCCGGGCGTGATCGGCTTCTATATCCAGGAGCTGATCGACTGTTCGGACGACACGTTCGACTTCCACGCCTGGTATCTGAAGTCGAAGGGCCTCATCCGCGCAACCGAGCACGGGACTTTCGAAATTACCATCGAAGGCGTGGACCACGTCATCGCCATGAGCCGCGAGGCGGAGCGCGGTCGCTTCATCAGCGACCAGTCGTGGGACGACCGGACGATGACGCCCGGGGAACCCGCACCCGATCAGTAA